One genomic region from Mytilus trossulus isolate FHL-02 chromosome 9, PNRI_Mtr1.1.1.hap1, whole genome shotgun sequence encodes:
- the LOC134683851 gene encoding uncharacterized protein LOC134683851, translated as MKLMARNRIQKLILTPEYSEFKDTLLAEGAFIELDKCGEPIRQVFLAISDNVFILASENVPDYVQCPTVKYDADIDLDTDGMELEWVVPNGFLDIQTDSSHRILTVDTRTGRIGHFLLSDIWGSARKDWVIWKEALQDIQDDPYSYTKCLFKDFHIPDKVYDMSAVNKKRSQLNQKKAKSLETLTNKVMTKMYEIQDEMESKKNKQKLKNSASQSNDAYFTKEAGSQTSFNNDSDKMQKKMKQKGQSCSAMLKRMCFGGKAKERPK; from the coding sequence ATGAAACTTATGGCACGGAATCGGATACAGAAGTTAATTCTCACACCTGAGTATTCAGAATTTAAAGACACTCTGCTTGCAGAAGGAGCTTTTATTGAGTTAGACAAATGTGGAGAACCAATCAGACAAGTATTTCTTGCCATTTCAGACAATGTTTTCATACTTGCTTCTGAAAATGTTCCGGATTATGTACAATGCCCCACCGTCAAGTATGATGCAGATATTGATTTGGATACTGATGGAATGGAGTTAGAATGGGTTGTTCCTAATGGATTTCTAGACATCCAAACAGATAGCTCACATAGAATTTTAACCGTTGATACACGGACAGGTCGAATAGGCCACTTCTTGTTGTCCGATATCTGGGGCAGTGCGAGGAAAGATTGGGTTATTTGGAAGGAAGCGTTACAAGATATACAGGATGATCCCTACAGTTACacaaaatgtttattcaaaGATTTTCATATACCCGATAAAGTCTATGATATGTCCGCAGtaaacaaaaaacgaagtcaATTGAATCAGAAAAAGGCTAAGAGCCTTGAAACTCTTACAAATAAAGTGAtgacaaaaatgtatgaaatccAGGACGAAATGgagagtaaaaaaaataaacagaaattgAAAAACTCTGCGTCACAATCAAATGATGCATATTTTACAAAAGAAGCTGGAAGTCAAACTTCTTTTAACAACGACAGCGACAAAATgcaaaagaaaatgaaacagaagGGGCAATCCTGCAGTGCAATGCTTAAGAGAATGTGTTTCGGAGGAAAAGCAAAAGAACGTCCAAAATAA